In Halalkalicoccus sp. CG83, a single genomic region encodes these proteins:
- a CDS encoding universal stress protein yields the protein MAKRVLVAIDDSGPAIAALEYALSRFSTADITVLHILDIVDADNMRQRVLATDCDEQRDAAEHTAETVLRTARTYAETSGIEITTATASGKPARQILAYAEENDIERIVMGTHGRSGLARLLLGSLSDLVSGQSSVPVTSVPEPITTEPGSSLRENHTQDHGESNTTMREEPPPTFWWCPDCAVTLHTRLEFCPGCLEVLLPAGTSN from the coding sequence ATGGCGAAGCGGGTGTTAGTCGCGATCGATGACTCGGGACCAGCTATCGCTGCACTGGAGTACGCTCTGTCCCGGTTCAGCACCGCAGACATCACTGTTCTCCATATCCTTGACATAGTCGACGCGGATAATATGCGTCAGCGAGTACTCGCTACCGACTGTGACGAGCAGCGTGATGCGGCCGAACACACCGCTGAGACCGTCTTGAGAACCGCACGGACCTATGCTGAGACATCTGGGATCGAGATTACGACAGCGACTGCTTCTGGGAAACCTGCACGTCAGATTCTTGCATATGCTGAAGAGAACGATATCGAGAGGATCGTGATGGGAACCCACGGTCGTTCTGGACTGGCTCGCCTGCTCCTCGGCAGTCTTTCCGATCTCGTCTCCGGACAATCATCAGTCCCGGTGACGAGTGTCCCCGAACCAATTACTACCGAACCAGGAAGTTCTCTCAGAGAGAACCACACGCAGGACCACGGAGAATCGAATACAACGATGAGGGAGGAGCCCCCACCGACGTTTTGGTGGTGTCCCGACTGTGCTGTCACCCTCCACACTCGATTAGAGTTCTGTCCTGGGTGTTTGGAAGTCCTCCTCCCGGCTGGAACGTCCAACTGA